Proteins encoded within one genomic window of Halodesulfovibrio sp. MK-HDV:
- a CDS encoding efflux RND transporter periplasmic adaptor subunit, whose product MLRKIVIIALCLVPLLTGCEEEKVTEVIRPVKAMKVAPADQVSTRVFPGKVEATSEVALAFRVSGQLTNYPIVMGQFVKKGSLIAALDTVDYKIQVRGLEAQLFGAHAALTEAQLSYSRYSTLVADNNAARASFDQAEAAYKSAQAKVKSLTEKLNKATIDLDYASLEAPFSGHISAKYMDNYQTIQAGQPVVKLQDIENLEITIGLPDNLVIRQKELQNITVELEAFPGKHIAAKVKELAFDAEPETRTYPLTVQFKRPKGISFLPGMAANVTLHFAETGVTVHYILPETAVVANAEGQSAVWVFDASTSSVERRSVTIGLVYSNGIEVTGGLKKDEWVVTAGAHYLSAGQKVRLLSSGK is encoded by the coding sequence ATGCTTCGGAAAATTGTGATTATTGCTTTGTGTCTTGTGCCGCTGCTAACGGGCTGTGAAGAAGAAAAAGTTACAGAAGTTATTCGCCCCGTAAAAGCAATGAAAGTAGCGCCAGCGGATCAGGTGTCCACCCGTGTTTTCCCGGGTAAGGTTGAGGCTACTTCAGAGGTGGCATTGGCTTTTCGTGTGAGTGGGCAACTTACAAATTACCCAATTGTTATGGGACAGTTTGTAAAAAAAGGCAGCCTGATTGCTGCTCTTGATACTGTGGATTACAAAATTCAGGTTCGCGGACTTGAGGCGCAGTTGTTCGGCGCTCATGCTGCTCTCACAGAAGCCCAGTTGAGCTACTCACGCTATAGCACGCTTGTCGCAGACAATAATGCAGCAAGGGCGTCTTTTGATCAGGCAGAAGCTGCTTATAAGAGTGCACAGGCAAAAGTGAAGTCACTGACCGAAAAGCTTAACAAAGCGACAATTGATCTGGATTATGCATCGCTTGAAGCTCCATTTAGTGGACACATTTCAGCAAAATATATGGATAACTATCAGACAATTCAAGCTGGACAGCCTGTCGTGAAATTACAGGATATTGAGAATCTTGAAATCACCATCGGGCTTCCTGATAATCTCGTTATCCGTCAAAAAGAACTCCAGAACATCACGGTGGAGCTCGAAGCGTTTCCGGGTAAACACATCGCAGCTAAGGTCAAAGAGCTTGCGTTTGATGCAGAGCCGGAAACTCGCACATATCCACTAACTGTTCAATTTAAGCGCCCTAAAGGCATAAGCTTTTTACCGGGAATGGCTGCGAATGTTACATTACATTTCGCAGAAACAGGAGTAACTGTTCACTACATTCTGCCGGAAACAGCAGTTGTGGCAAATGCTGAAGGACAGTCTGCTGTTTGGGTGTTTGATGCTTCGACGTCTTCGGTTGAACGCCGTTCAGTCACCATTGGACTGGTTTATTCCAATGGAATTGAAGTGACTGGTGGTCTTAAAAAAGATGAGTGGGTTGTTACTGCGGGAGCACACTATTTGTCTGCTGGTCAGAAAGTACGTCTGCTTAGTTCCGGTAAGTAG
- a CDS encoding TetR/AcrR family transcriptional regulator has product MSTTPLSRKEREREQHRKEIMDAAMRLFAEHGYHSVSMQEIASEAEFATGTLYKFFSSKRELFREIMIGVVEDISSELRPVFQSDADPLTIIGTFFQVRRAAFRRRYEYIKLYNIVGNGFGSSGDQVVDDMIAERQKMAEKNLIIQFTRGIESGLFKPVNVEVLARLFLDFCQTIVRSEATRGEFDDETIASINDLFLNGILAE; this is encoded by the coding sequence ATGAGTACCACGCCGTTGTCCCGTAAGGAACGGGAGAGAGAACAGCATAGAAAGGAAATTATGGATGCCGCCATGCGTTTGTTCGCAGAGCACGGGTATCATTCTGTTTCTATGCAGGAAATAGCTTCAGAGGCAGAATTTGCCACTGGCACGTTATATAAATTTTTCTCAAGTAAACGAGAATTATTTAGAGAAATTATGATCGGCGTAGTTGAGGATATATCAAGCGAATTGCGTCCTGTTTTTCAAAGTGACGCAGATCCGCTGACTATCATCGGAACTTTTTTTCAGGTAAGACGCGCAGCTTTTAGAAGACGGTACGAATACATCAAGCTGTACAATATCGTCGGAAATGGCTTTGGCTCCTCTGGGGATCAAGTTGTTGATGACATGATTGCTGAACGGCAAAAGATGGCTGAAAAAAATTTAATAATTCAGTTTACCCGCGGGATAGAGTCAGGGCTGTTTAAGCCGGTAAATGTAGAGGTGCTTGCTCGATTGTTCCTCGATTTTTGTCAGACGATTGTCCGAAGCGAGGCTACAAGAGGTGAGTTCGACGATGAGACGATTGCTTCTATCAATGATCTGTTTCTAAATGGTATATTAGCTGAGTAG
- a CDS encoding 2-oxoacid:acceptor oxidoreductase family protein, whose translation MKELQQIERFEIRLSGTGGQGLITLGRVLGHSLALGHGYNVTQTQSYGPEARGGSSRADVVISSSAISFPKTENLDLLVALSQPACNAYYRSLKRGGVLLVDSELVQHAPTNQFVGLPFTKLAKEKIGNELTLNTIVLGAVTHLLAFAEPRIIRKSLEETLPPKIQALNIKAFNLGLREAKRHLGEAPEIWQSAAENGAEEEMEGFED comes from the coding sequence ATGAAAGAGCTACAGCAGATAGAGCGTTTTGAGATTCGTCTGTCTGGCACTGGTGGGCAGGGGCTTATCACGCTCGGCCGTGTGCTTGGTCATTCCTTAGCGCTGGGGCATGGGTACAATGTTACGCAAACACAAAGCTATGGGCCCGAAGCCCGAGGCGGTTCAAGCAGAGCGGATGTTGTAATAAGCAGCTCCGCGATTAGTTTTCCTAAAACGGAAAATCTTGATTTGCTAGTGGCGTTGTCACAGCCGGCGTGTAATGCGTACTATCGTTCCCTTAAACGCGGTGGCGTGTTATTGGTTGATTCAGAACTTGTACAGCATGCACCGACAAACCAGTTTGTTGGTCTACCCTTTACAAAGTTGGCCAAAGAAAAAATTGGCAATGAATTAACATTAAATACAATAGTTCTTGGTGCAGTAACGCATTTGCTTGCGTTTGCAGAACCGAGGATTATTCGCAAGTCTTTGGAAGAAACATTGCCACCAAAGATTCAAGCGTTAAACATAAAGGCATTCAATCTAGGACTGCGTGAGGCTAAGCGTCATTTGGGCGAAGCACCTGAAATCTGGCAGTCAGCAGCAGAAAACGGTGCTGAGGAAGAGATGGAAGGATTTGAGGATTAG
- a CDS encoding 2-oxoacid:ferredoxin oxidoreductase subunit beta — MSDVTKLIHEYLRHNKKFPHVFCAGCGHGIVLGSLVRSVHALQLQKDNVVLVAGIGCSGRMAVYVDFNTVHTAHGRALTFATGIKMANPELNVICVMGDGDALSIGGNHLIHAARRNIGVTALILNNQIYGMTGGQCSPATPQGDLSMTSPYGSLEQPFDTVELAKAAGANFVARSTSFHANQLDKLMQQAILHPGFSVLEALSPCPTQYGRKNKFRHVVDMYNWLKKNTVKVENRKEGDTRIPTGIFQNLDRPGLEDRYDEMRKSLQAEE; from the coding sequence ATGTCTGACGTTACAAAACTTATCCACGAATATCTGCGGCATAATAAAAAGTTCCCGCATGTGTTCTGCGCTGGGTGCGGGCATGGTATCGTTCTGGGCTCTCTTGTGCGTAGTGTTCATGCCTTACAGCTTCAAAAAGACAACGTAGTTCTTGTTGCCGGTATTGGTTGTTCCGGTCGTATGGCAGTATATGTTGATTTCAACACAGTACATACTGCACACGGTAGAGCACTGACCTTTGCTACCGGTATCAAAATGGCGAATCCAGAGCTTAATGTAATCTGTGTGATGGGTGATGGAGATGCACTGTCTATTGGCGGCAACCATCTTATCCACGCAGCACGCAGAAACATCGGCGTTACTGCACTCATTTTGAATAATCAGATTTATGGGATGACAGGCGGGCAGTGTTCACCGGCGACTCCGCAGGGTGATTTGTCTATGACTTCACCCTATGGCTCGCTTGAACAGCCGTTTGATACTGTGGAATTAGCAAAAGCTGCCGGTGCAAACTTTGTGGCACGCAGTACCTCTTTCCATGCAAATCAGCTCGATAAATTAATGCAACAGGCGATCCTGCATCCGGGATTCTCTGTTCTGGAAGCACTGTCGCCATGCCCGACACAGTACGGTCGTAAAAACAAATTCCGCCATGTTGTTGATATGTACAACTGGTTGAAGAAGAACACCGTTAAAGTTGAGAATCGTAAAGAAGGTGATACCAGAATCCCTACGGGAATTTTCCAGAATCTCGATAGGCCGGGGCTTGAAGATCGCTATGATGAAATGCGTAAGTCCTTGCAGGCAGAGGAGTAA
- a CDS encoding 2-oxoacid:acceptor oxidoreductase subunit alpha, whose product MAHRRRRKRKELFAQGNEAVAQGALLAGCTFYAGYPITPSTEIMEIMAQRLPRTEDGVFLQMEDEIASMGAAIGASLTGRKAMTATSGPGFSLKQELIGYACMVEAPLVIVNVMRGGPSTGLPTSPAQGDVQMARWGTHGDHPIIVLSASTVQECLEMTVVAFNMAEKYRTPVILLIDEVTAHTREKITIPFEDELEVLSRMQPAVPPEWFKPYAEAARGVPAMAPIGQGYRCHVTGLTHDQMGYPTSRPDEVNEFMTRLFRKIDNYYHDVVLVDEYCLEDADYAVIAYGCVARSAHHAVDQARERGHKVGLLTLKTLFPFARPAVEKLCMQCEHLLVPEMNMGQMSREVKRVNNGRSRIRTLNRVDGQIITPSEILKAIL is encoded by the coding sequence ATGGCTCACAGAAGGCGTAGGAAAAGAAAAGAGTTATTTGCTCAGGGCAACGAGGCCGTTGCTCAGGGAGCACTATTGGCCGGGTGCACGTTTTATGCGGGGTACCCTATAACACCATCTACAGAGATCATGGAGATTATGGCGCAGCGCCTGCCACGTACTGAAGATGGTGTTTTTTTACAAATGGAAGATGAAATCGCCAGTATGGGGGCAGCCATTGGCGCCTCGTTAACTGGTCGTAAGGCGATGACTGCTACTTCCGGCCCGGGGTTTTCCCTTAAGCAGGAACTCATCGGGTACGCCTGTATGGTGGAAGCACCGCTTGTTATTGTAAACGTAATGCGCGGTGGCCCAAGTACCGGTTTGCCAACATCACCAGCACAGGGTGATGTACAAATGGCACGCTGGGGAACGCATGGCGATCACCCGATTATCGTGTTATCCGCGTCCACTGTTCAAGAATGTCTGGAGATGACTGTCGTTGCGTTTAACATGGCAGAAAAATACCGTACTCCGGTAATTTTACTGATCGATGAAGTGACTGCTCATACTAGAGAAAAAATTACTATACCTTTCGAAGATGAACTGGAAGTTCTGTCACGTATGCAGCCTGCAGTACCACCTGAATGGTTCAAGCCGTATGCCGAAGCAGCTCGCGGTGTTCCTGCAATGGCTCCGATCGGACAGGGGTATCGATGTCATGTTACAGGGCTTACCCATGACCAGATGGGATATCCGACCTCACGACCAGACGAGGTAAACGAGTTTATGACTCGATTGTTCCGGAAAATCGATAATTACTACCATGATGTTGTACTGGTAGACGAATACTGTCTTGAAGATGCTGACTATGCTGTTATTGCATATGGCTGCGTTGCCCGTTCTGCCCACCATGCAGTGGATCAGGCTCGGGAACGCGGGCATAAAGTCGGGTTGCTGACTTTGAAAACTTTATTCCCGTTTGCACGTCCGGCTGTAGAAAAATTATGTATGCAGTGTGAGCATCTCCTTGTGCCGGAAATGAATATGGGACAGATGTCCCGCGAGGTGAAGCGTGTGAATAACGGGCGTTCCCGTATCCGCACTTTGAACCGTGTGGATGGGCAGATTATTACTCCGTCTGAAATCCTCAAAGCTATACTGTAG
- a CDS encoding ferredoxin family protein, whose protein sequence is MPKKNKGQTFVCVYPDWCKGCGLCVAFCPGKVLQLNALGKAEVVRPEECINCGFCELHCPDFAIAVRPNVSRNGVHCRTSCEPGETGGAGKTSEPCELGESDLTPQKTVAEG, encoded by the coding sequence ATGCCAAAGAAGAATAAAGGCCAAACTTTTGTGTGTGTGTACCCGGATTGGTGTAAAGGATGCGGCTTATGTGTTGCATTTTGTCCGGGGAAGGTTCTTCAACTTAATGCGCTAGGTAAAGCCGAGGTGGTTCGACCGGAAGAGTGTATTAACTGTGGTTTTTGTGAACTTCACTGTCCGGATTTTGCGATTGCGGTCAGACCGAACGTTTCTAGAAACGGTGTGCATTGTAGAACTAGCTGTGAGCCGGGTGAAACTGGCGGTGCTGGTAAAACAAGCGAACCTTGTGAATTGGGCGAATCAGACTTAACTCCTCAAAAAACAGTTGCAGAGGGCTAG
- a CDS encoding response regulator transcription factor, with the protein MYSLLLVDSDKETCGAYAAALREERFSCTVCDSAVEVAALELTGAYDLLIMEMNLPDMNGFDFLASMRSQSQIPIVALSSRSDNVDKIVALEMGADDYLLKPIVERELIARVRSILRRSRTNYVGSVVRSRTYMFDGVEFDTSARLVRRNGASLGLTHVEYVILEMLIDAAGQTVPRELISLKALGKELAPYDRSIDVHISKLRKKLGDVRDRTERIVTVRGVGYFYSMPLEEKTDE; encoded by the coding sequence ATGTATTCTCTGTTGTTAGTTGATTCAGATAAGGAAACGTGCGGTGCCTATGCAGCGGCACTAAGAGAAGAACGTTTCTCGTGTACTGTATGTGACAGCGCGGTAGAAGTTGCTGCGTTGGAGCTTACTGGCGCGTACGATCTGCTGATAATGGAGATGAATTTGCCGGATATGAATGGGTTTGATTTTTTGGCTTCAATGCGGAGTCAATCTCAAATCCCCATAGTTGCCTTGTCATCCCGATCAGATAACGTCGATAAGATTGTTGCGTTGGAGATGGGAGCGGATGACTATTTATTGAAGCCGATAGTAGAACGGGAATTAATTGCCCGTGTCCGAAGTATTCTGCGAAGAAGCCGTACAAATTACGTCGGTTCAGTTGTACGTAGTCGTACCTACATGTTTGATGGTGTTGAGTTTGATACCAGTGCAAGGCTTGTGCGTCGTAACGGAGCGAGTCTTGGGCTTACGCATGTGGAATATGTTATTCTAGAAATGTTGATTGATGCCGCGGGGCAGACTGTTCCTCGTGAATTAATTTCGTTAAAAGCGTTGGGCAAAGAACTTGCGCCTTATGATCGCAGTATTGATGTGCATATTAGCAAGCTACGCAAAAAGCTTGGAGACGTACGCGATAGAACAGAGCGTATTGTAACTGTGCGCGGCGTTGGATATTTTTATAGCATGCCATTAGAAGAAAAAACGGACGAATAA
- a CDS encoding RNA polymerase sigma factor: MESTIITERTITSAQCPAPTKANSEDEYLVALCIEGNQSAWNRFVSEFGAIIRHAVTWTLTHHGVATDASDDVVQDIFFRLIKSEYKLLENWDSSRGTLKTWLAVVSRSAAIDFIRTDRTYLYDTLDEHENIKADMSDLMDMPELPLNILSTRQKSVLQCLYGEELTAVEAAKQLDIHPQTVRSIHHTALQKLRSAMFH, encoded by the coding sequence ATGGAATCTACTATTATTACAGAACGCACTATTACTTCTGCTCAGTGCCCAGCACCTACAAAAGCAAATTCTGAAGATGAGTACCTTGTTGCACTATGCATTGAAGGTAACCAGAGCGCATGGAATCGTTTCGTTTCTGAATTTGGTGCAATCATCCGCCATGCCGTAACATGGACTCTTACACACCACGGTGTTGCAACGGATGCTTCAGATGATGTTGTTCAGGATATATTTTTCCGTCTTATCAAATCAGAATACAAGCTACTTGAAAACTGGGACAGCTCGCGCGGAACATTAAAGACATGGCTCGCGGTTGTATCCAGAAGTGCAGCTATCGATTTCATCCGCACTGACCGAACCTATTTATATGATACTCTCGATGAACACGAGAACATTAAAGCAGACATGAGCGACCTTATGGATATGCCAGAACTGCCGCTCAACATTCTTTCAACCCGACAGAAAAGCGTACTTCAGTGCTTATACGGCGAAGAACTCACCGCAGTAGAAGCAGCCAAGCAACTCGACATTCATCCACAGACTGTTCGAAGCATTCACCACACAGCCTTGCAAAAGCTCCGCTCAGCGATGTTCCATTAA
- a CDS encoding flagellin: MRITYNDGDKKRVDIISNSDAAGVVTFTKATGALSTASATTAGAYSASSTESTSVNIHFGSSSAATDSYDVNIGRSDADYLGIGQSAGDHVLTTDSAKVALENIKNAIETKDATRAELGATQNRLSATVENISIQKENLQAAESRISDVDVATEMTEFNKQQILANAAISMLSQANNLPKMAQKLLG; this comes from the coding sequence ATGCGTATTACTTATAATGACGGTGATAAAAAACGAGTTGACATCATCTCAAATAGTGACGCCGCCGGTGTAGTTACATTCACAAAAGCTACTGGCGCATTGAGCACTGCTTCTGCTACTACTGCTGGTGCCTATTCAGCAAGCAGCACAGAATCTACAAGTGTCAATATTCATTTTGGCTCTAGCAGTGCAGCAACTGACAGCTATGACGTAAACATTGGTCGTTCTGATGCTGACTACCTTGGAATTGGTCAGTCTGCTGGTGACCATGTATTGACTACTGACAGTGCTAAAGTAGCACTTGAAAACATCAAAAACGCTATTGAAACAAAAGATGCGACTCGTGCTGAACTGGGTGCTACCCAGAACCGTCTTTCTGCTACTGTTGAAAACATCTCAATTCAGAAAGAAAACCTTCAGGCTGCTGAGTCCCGTATCTCTGACGTAGACGTAGCAACTGAAATGACTGAATTCAACAAACAGCAGATCCTTGCTAACGCAGCAATTTCCATGCTTTCTCAGGCAAACAACCTGCCTAAGATGGCTCAGAAACTCCTCGGCTAG